In the genome of Monodelphis domestica isolate mMonDom1 chromosome 2, mMonDom1.pri, whole genome shotgun sequence, one region contains:
- the SMIM8 gene encoding small integral membrane protein 8 — protein MSSAPEPPTFKNEPLKEKDSRIPGLRGTRTTTLFRAVNPELFIKPNKPVMVFGMITLTLCVAYIGYLHATQENKKDLYEVIDSGGARYMRRKTSKWD, from the exons ATGTCTTCAGCACCTGAGCCCCCAACCTTTAAAAATGAACCACTCAAAGAGAAAGACTCTCGAATCCCAGGACTCAGGGGGACCCGCACAACCACCTTATTTCGAGCCGTGAATCCAGAGCTTTTCATTAAACCt AACAAACCTGTTATGGTTTTTGGAATGATAACACTTACACTTTGCGTGGCTTACATTGGTTACCTACATGCaactcaagaaaataaaaaggacctTTATGAAGTTATTGACAGTGGGGGAGCCAGATATATGAGAAGAAAAACATCTAAATGGGATTAA